The proteins below are encoded in one region of Streptomyces sp. NBC_00490:
- a CDS encoding HSP90 family protein yields MDSQTSQSSQASPSPHTFQVDLRGLVDLLSHHLYSSPKVYLRELLQNAVDAITARRAEQPDAPARVRLHAQEGTLRVEDSGVGLTEADVHTLLATIGRSSKRAGALQDGLQEVRSDFLGQFGIGLLACFVVAERIRVVSRSARTPEAAPVEWTASDDGSYTVRTLPHEARPEPGTTVHLTARPGAGEWLTPERVLTLARDFGSLLPYDVRVGDEAVTDLPAPWDRSYPSPATRRVALARHCHDLFGFTPLDSIELTVPLAGIRGVAYVLPSAVSPATRATHRVHLKGMLLTERAEQLLPDWAFFVRCVLDTDSLRPTASRESLYEDETLAAVREALGERIRSWLTGLAAGDPERLAAFLSVHHLGVKSLARHDKDMLRTMLPWLPFETTDGQLSLEEFAQRHPVVHFTRTVEEYRQVAPIASAQGVGVVNGGYTYDSDLVEALPSVRPGTVVAELDTDTVTAHLDAVDPADELALSGFLAAARARLDPLGCDVVLRAFRPLSVPALHLDDRSARHEQARADAEARADDLWAGILGSLRGSAPRARLVLNHLNPLIRRISSLGDPELIGTATESLYGQALLMAQRPLRPADSALLNRAFMGLLEWATNGEEGR; encoded by the coding sequence ATGGACTCCCAGACCTCACAGTCATCCCAGGCATCCCCGTCACCTCATACGTTCCAGGTCGACCTGCGTGGCCTGGTGGACCTGCTGTCCCATCACCTCTACTCCAGTCCGAAGGTCTATCTGCGCGAGCTGCTGCAGAACGCCGTGGACGCCATCACCGCCCGGCGCGCCGAACAGCCCGACGCCCCGGCCAGGGTGCGGCTCCACGCCCAGGAGGGCACCCTGCGGGTCGAGGACTCCGGCGTGGGGCTCACCGAGGCGGATGTGCACACCCTGCTGGCGACCATCGGCCGCAGCTCGAAGCGGGCCGGAGCGCTTCAGGACGGGCTTCAGGAGGTCCGCTCCGACTTCCTCGGCCAGTTCGGCATCGGCCTGCTCGCCTGCTTCGTGGTGGCCGAGCGGATCCGGGTCGTCAGCCGTAGTGCCCGTACGCCCGAGGCGGCACCCGTGGAGTGGACGGCGAGCGACGACGGTTCGTACACCGTGCGGACGTTGCCGCACGAGGCCCGTCCCGAGCCCGGTACCACCGTGCATCTGACGGCTCGGCCGGGAGCCGGCGAGTGGCTCACCCCCGAGCGGGTCCTCACGCTGGCGCGGGACTTCGGCTCGCTGCTGCCGTACGACGTGCGGGTGGGCGACGAGGCGGTCACCGACCTGCCGGCGCCCTGGGACCGGTCCTACCCCTCCCCCGCCACCCGAAGGGTGGCCCTGGCGCGGCACTGTCACGACCTCTTCGGGTTCACCCCGCTGGACTCGATCGAGCTGACCGTGCCGCTCGCCGGGATCCGCGGGGTGGCGTACGTGCTGCCCTCGGCGGTCAGCCCGGCCACGCGCGCGACGCACCGCGTCCACCTCAAGGGCATGCTGCTGACCGAGCGCGCCGAACAGCTGCTGCCGGACTGGGCGTTCTTCGTGCGCTGCGTCCTGGACACGGACAGTCTGCGGCCGACGGCCTCGCGCGAGTCGCTGTACGAGGACGAGACGCTGGCGGCCGTACGGGAGGCGCTGGGCGAGAGGATCCGGTCCTGGCTGACGGGGCTGGCCGCCGGTGATCCGGAGCGGCTGGCGGCCTTCCTCTCCGTGCACCACCTGGGCGTGAAGTCACTGGCCCGGCACGACAAGGACATGCTGCGCACCATGCTGCCGTGGCTGCCCTTCGAGACGACCGACGGACAGCTGTCCCTGGAGGAGTTCGCACAGCGGCACCCCGTCGTGCACTTCACACGGACCGTGGAGGAGTACCGGCAGGTCGCGCCGATCGCGTCCGCGCAGGGCGTGGGCGTGGTCAACGGCGGTTACACGTACGACAGCGACCTGGTCGAGGCGCTCCCCTCGGTGCGGCCGGGCACGGTGGTCGCCGAGCTGGACACCGACACCGTGACCGCGCACCTGGACGCGGTCGACCCGGCCGACGAACTGGCGCTGTCCGGGTTCCTGGCCGCCGCGCGGGCCAGACTCGATCCGCTGGGCTGTGACGTCGTCCTGCGCGCGTTCCGCCCGCTCTCCGTGCCCGCGCTGCACCTGGACGACCGGTCCGCCCGGCACGAGCAGGCGCGCGCGGACGCCGAGGCGCGGGCCGACGACCTGTGGGCGGGCATCCTCGGCTCGCTGCGCGGCAGCGCGCCACGCGCGCGTCTGGTGCTCAACCACCTCAATCCGCTGATCCGGAGGATCAGTTCACTCGGCGATCCGGAGCTGATCGGCACCGCGACGGAGTCCCTGTACGGACAGGCGCTGCTGATGGCACAGCGGCCGCTCAGGCCCGCGGACTCGGCATTGCTGAACCGGGCCTTCATGGGCCTTCTGGAGTGGGCCACGAACGGCGAGGAGGGTCGCTGA
- the recG gene encoding ATP-dependent DNA helicase RecG — protein sequence MDLVPALEEPLKKVLGPPTAKVMAEHLGLHTVGDLLHHYPRRYEERGQLTHLADLPMDEHVTVVAQVADARLHTFASAKAPRGKGQRLEVTITDGSGRLQLVFFGAGVHKPHKELLPGTRALFAGKVSVFNRRLQLAHPAYELLRGDAEETVETWAGALIPIYPATAKLESWKIGKAIQTVLPSAQEAVDPLPDSLRDGRGLVPLPEALLKIHRPHTKADIEDARSRLKWDEAFVLQVALARRRHADAQLPAVAREPKSDGLLTAFDARLPFTLTEGQQKVSKEIFDDLATEHPMHRLLQGEVGSGKTMVALRAMLAVVDAGGQAAMLAPTEVLAQQHHRSIVEMMGDLAEGGMLGGTEHATKVVLLTGSMGMAARRQALLDLVTADAGIVIGTHALIEDKVQFHDLGLVVVDEQHRFGVEQRDALRGKGKQPPHLLVMTATPIPRTVAMTVFGDLETSVLDQLPAGRSPIASHVVPAADKPHFLSRAWERVREEVENGHQAYVVCPRIGDEEVDPKKKKSAEDEAEKRPPLAVLEVADQLAKGPLQGLRVEVLHGRMHPDDKDAVMRRFAAGETHVLVATTVIEVGVNVPNATAMVIMDADRFGVSQLHQLRGRVGRGSAAGLCLLVTEMPEASPARQRLNAVAATLDGFELSRIDLEQRREGDVLGQAQSGARTSLRMLAVIEDEEIIAEAREEAAAVVAADPELTDLPGLRTALDALLDEEREQYLEKG from the coding sequence ATGGATCTCGTGCCCGCACTCGAAGAACCACTGAAAAAGGTGCTCGGCCCACCCACCGCGAAGGTGATGGCCGAGCATCTCGGCCTGCACACCGTCGGCGACCTCCTGCACCACTACCCGCGCAGATACGAGGAGCGGGGCCAGCTCACACACCTGGCCGACCTCCCCATGGACGAGCACGTCACCGTGGTCGCCCAGGTCGCCGACGCCCGGCTGCACACCTTCGCCTCGGCCAAGGCTCCCCGCGGCAAGGGCCAGCGGCTGGAGGTGACCATCACCGACGGCAGCGGCCGCCTCCAGCTGGTCTTCTTCGGTGCCGGTGTCCACAAGCCCCACAAGGAGCTCCTGCCGGGCACCCGCGCGCTGTTCGCGGGCAAGGTCTCGGTCTTCAACCGCCGCCTCCAACTGGCGCACCCCGCCTATGAGTTGCTGCGCGGAGACGCCGAGGAGACGGTGGAGACCTGGGCCGGCGCCCTGATCCCCATCTACCCCGCCACGGCCAAGCTGGAGTCCTGGAAGATCGGCAAGGCGATCCAGACGGTCCTTCCCAGCGCCCAGGAGGCGGTGGACCCCCTCCCGGACTCCCTCCGTGACGGCCGGGGCCTGGTCCCCCTCCCCGAGGCCCTCCTCAAGATCCACCGTCCGCACACCAAGGCCGACATCGAGGACGCCCGCTCCCGCCTCAAGTGGGACGAGGCCTTCGTCCTCCAGGTCGCCCTCGCCCGCCGCCGCCACGCCGACGCCCAACTCCCCGCGGTGGCCCGAGAACCCAAGTCGGACGGCCTCCTGACCGCCTTCGACGCCCGCCTCCCCTTCACCCTCACCGAGGGCCAGCAGAAGGTCTCCAAGGAGATCTTCGACGACCTGGCCACAGAGCACCCGATGCACCGGCTGCTGCAGGGAGAGGTCGGTTCGGGGAAGACGATGGTGGCCCTCAGAGCCATGCTCGCCGTCGTCGACGCCGGCGGTCAGGCCGCCATGCTCGCCCCCACCGAGGTCCTCGCCCAGCAGCACCACCGCTCGATCGTCGAGATGATGGGCGATCTGGCCGAGGGCGGAATGCTGGGCGGGACCGAACACGCCACGAAGGTGGTGCTCCTGACCGGTTCGATGGGCATGGCCGCCCGTCGCCAGGCCCTGCTCGACCTCGTCACCGCGGACGCCGGGATCGTCATCGGCACGCACGCGCTGATCGAGGACAAGGTGCAGTTCCACGACCTCGGACTCGTCGTCGTGGACGAACAGCACCGCTTCGGCGTGGAACAGCGGGACGCCCTGCGCGGCAAGGGCAAACAGCCGCCCCATCTCCTCGTCATGACCGCCACCCCCATTCCGCGCACGGTCGCCATGACGGTCTTCGGCGACCTGGAGACCTCGGTCCTCGACCAGCTCCCGGCCGGCCGCTCCCCGATCGCCAGCCATGTGGTCCCCGCCGCCGACAAGCCCCACTTCCTGTCGCGCGCGTGGGAGCGCGTGCGCGAGGAGGTCGAGAACGGCCATCAGGCCTATGTCGTCTGCCCCCGCATCGGCGACGAGGAGGTGGACCCGAAAAAGAAGAAGTCCGCCGAGGACGAGGCCGAGAAGCGCCCGCCGCTGGCCGTTCTGGAGGTGGCCGACCAGCTGGCCAAGGGACCGCTCCAGGGCCTGCGTGTCGAGGTCCTGCACGGCCGGATGCACCCCGACGACAAGGACGCGGTCATGCGCCGCTTCGCCGCCGGCGAGACCCATGTCCTGGTCGCCACCACGGTCATCGAGGTCGGCGTCAACGTCCCGAACGCCACCGCCATGGTGATCATGGACGCCGACAGGTTCGGTGTCTCCCAGCTCCACCAGCTCCGCGGCCGCGTGGGCCGCGGCTCGGCGGCCGGCCTCTGTCTCCTGGTCACCGAGATGCCCGAGGCCAGCCCCGCCCGCCAGCGCCTCAACGCCGTCGCCGCCACCCTCGACGGCTTCGAGCTCTCCCGTATCGACCTCGAACAGCGCCGGGAGGGCGACGTCCTCGGCCAGGCCCAGTCCGGCGCCCGCACCAGCCTGCGCATGCTGGCCGTCATCGAGGACGAGGAGATCATCGCCGAGGCCAGGGAAGAGGCGGCGGCAGTGGTGGCGGCGGATCCGGAGCTCACCGACCTCCCGGGCCTGCGCACAGCCCTGGACGCTCTCTTGGACGAGGAAAGAGAGCAGTACTTGGAAAAGGGGTGA
- the rsmD gene encoding 16S rRNA (guanine(966)-N(2))-methyltransferase RsmD, translating into MTRVIAGAAGGRRLAVPPGTGTRPTSDRAREGLFSTWQSLLGGRPLDGERVLDLYAGSGAVGLEALSRGAGHTLLVEADARAARTIRENVKSLGLPGAEVRAGKAEQIVQTPAPPDPYDIVFLDPPYAVSDDDLREILLTLRTQGWLTAEALVTVERSTRGGEFHWPDGFEALRSRRYGEGTFWYGRAASTCEDAR; encoded by the coding sequence ATGACCCGCGTAATCGCCGGTGCAGCCGGCGGTCGCCGCCTGGCCGTCCCGCCAGGGACCGGCACCCGCCCCACGTCCGACCGTGCACGCGAAGGTCTCTTCTCGACCTGGCAGTCCCTGCTCGGAGGCCGCCCTCTCGACGGGGAACGCGTCCTGGACCTGTACGCGGGCTCAGGCGCCGTGGGCCTGGAGGCCCTCTCCCGTGGCGCAGGCCACACCCTTCTCGTGGAGGCCGACGCCCGAGCGGCCCGCACGATCCGCGAGAACGTGAAGTCTCTCGGTCTCCCCGGCGCCGAGGTGAGGGCGGGCAAAGCCGAACAGATCGTCCAGACGCCGGCGCCGCCGGACCCGTACGACATCGTCTTTCTCGACCCCCCGTACGCCGTCTCGGACGACGATCTTCGGGAGATTCTGCTCACACTCCGCACCCAGGGCTGGCTCACGGCCGAAGCCCTGGTCACCGTGGAGCGCAGCACCAGAGGCGGAGAGTTCCACTGGCCGGACGGCTTCGAAGCGCTCCGGTCCCGTCGCTACGGCGAAGGAACCTTTTGGTACGGTCGCGCCGCCTCTACGTGCGAAGACGCACGATGA
- the coaD gene encoding pantetheine-phosphate adenylyltransferase — MRRAVCPGSFDPITNGHLDIISRASRLYDEVYVAVMINKSKKGLFEVDERIELIRQVTAEYGNVKVEAFHGLLVDYCKQRDIPAIVKGLRAVSDFDYELQMAQMNNGLSGVETLFVPTNPTYSFLSSSLVKEVATWGGDIAHLVPPLVLEALNERLRKD; from the coding sequence GTGCGCCGCGCCGTCTGTCCCGGGTCGTTCGACCCGATCACCAACGGACATCTCGACATCATTTCCCGCGCCTCCCGTCTGTATGACGAGGTCTATGTCGCGGTCATGATCAACAAGTCCAAGAAGGGCCTGTTCGAGGTCGACGAGCGGATCGAGCTGATCCGCCAGGTCACCGCCGAATACGGCAACGTGAAGGTCGAGGCCTTCCACGGCCTCCTCGTCGACTACTGCAAGCAGCGCGACATCCCGGCCATCGTCAAGGGCCTGCGCGCGGTCAGCGACTTCGACTACGAGCTGCAGATGGCCCAGATGAACAACGGCCTGTCCGGCGTCGAGACGCTCTTCGTACCGACCAACCCCACCTACAGCTTCCTGTCCTCCTCGCTCGTCAAGGAGGTCGCCACCTGGGGCGGAGACATCGCCCACCTGGTGCCGCCGCTGGTCCTGGAGGCGCTCAACGAACGCCTGCGCAAGGACTGA
- a CDS encoding ATP synthase F0 subunit B — translation MDVQKKLDEIVAAVSGARSMPMSASCVVNRAELLAMLEEVRAALPDSLAQAQELIGGREQMVEQARQEAERIISSAHAERGSLISDTEVARRSQAEADRILAEARREAEDVRAEADDYVDSKLANFEVVLTKTIGSVGRGREKLLGTGPGLDEQGYEDEDAPERSHDPETLRRDADTYVDTKLGAFEAVLTKTLEAVGKGRQKLHGRIATDDLRSLADDNTTVQHSSDADYLADLTALAEQDNRAAAGQAAPPQYDPQPAYGYQQTDTYGGYPQQQAYAQQQDAYGYQQADPYAYQGYDAQQAAYDAGQAQQGQQQDQQQVQQSYALDETSLFDTGMITPEQLRAYEQGRGQ, via the coding sequence GTGGACGTGCAGAAGAAGCTCGACGAGATCGTCGCCGCGGTCTCCGGCGCCCGGTCGATGCCCATGTCGGCCTCGTGCGTGGTCAACCGCGCCGAGCTGCTCGCGATGCTGGAGGAGGTGCGGGCGGCCCTGCCCGACTCCCTCGCCCAGGCCCAGGAGCTGATCGGCGGCCGTGAGCAGATGGTCGAGCAGGCCCGCCAGGAGGCCGAGCGGATCATCTCGAGCGCGCACGCCGAGCGCGGCTCGCTGATCTCCGACACCGAGGTCGCCCGCCGCTCCCAGGCCGAGGCCGACCGCATCCTCGCCGAGGCCCGCCGCGAGGCCGAGGACGTCCGCGCGGAGGCCGACGACTACGTCGACTCCAAGCTCGCCAACTTCGAGGTCGTCCTCACCAAGACCATCGGCTCCGTCGGCCGCGGCCGCGAGAAGCTCCTCGGCACCGGCCCGGGCCTCGACGAGCAGGGCTACGAGGACGAGGACGCCCCCGAGCGCAGCCATGACCCCGAGACCCTGCGCCGGGACGCCGACACCTACGTCGACACCAAGCTCGGCGCCTTCGAGGCGGTCCTCACCAAGACCCTGGAGGCGGTCGGCAAGGGCCGCCAGAAGCTGCACGGCCGGATCGCCACGGACGACCTCCGCTCCCTCGCCGACGACAACACCACCGTCCAGCACTCCAGCGACGCCGACTACCTCGCCGACCTCACGGCCCTCGCCGAGCAGGACAACCGGGCCGCCGCCGGGCAGGCCGCCCCGCCGCAGTACGACCCGCAGCCGGCCTACGGCTACCAGCAGACGGACACCTACGGCGGCTACCCACAGCAGCAGGCCTACGCCCAGCAGCAGGACGCCTACGGCTACCAGCAGGCCGATCCCTACGCGTACCAGGGCTACGACGCCCAGCAGGCCGCCTACGACGCCGGACAGGCCCAGCAGGGCCAGCAGCAGGACCAGCAGCAGGTCCAGCAGTCGTACGCCCTCGACGAGACCAGCCTCTTCGACACCGGCATGATCACGCCGGAGCAGCTCAGGGCCTACGAGCAGGGTCGCGGCCAGTAA
- a CDS encoding YceD family protein, with protein sequence MALNARLDHRKPLVFDTHELGRRPGALQRLTREIDAPKDLGIAGVIGVPEGAPVKLDLRLESVMEGVLVTGTARALAEGECVRCLEPLELELAADFQEMFSYPDADDRGRPKAEPADDAEEDEDRLFIEDGLFDLEPVLRDAVVLALPMQPVCQDDCPGLCSECGVRLADDPDHHHDAVDIRWAALQGLAGSLEDGEKDEISGEAPRPARANEKQEK encoded by the coding sequence ATGGCTCTGAACGCCCGCCTCGACCACCGCAAGCCTCTCGTGTTCGACACGCACGAGCTGGGGCGGCGGCCCGGTGCGCTGCAGCGCCTGACCCGTGAGATCGACGCTCCCAAGGATCTCGGGATCGCGGGAGTGATCGGAGTGCCGGAAGGCGCCCCGGTGAAGCTCGACCTCCGGCTCGAGTCGGTCATGGAAGGGGTGCTTGTCACAGGCACCGCCCGTGCACTGGCCGAGGGGGAGTGCGTAAGGTGTCTGGAGCCGCTTGAGCTGGAGCTCGCAGCGGACTTCCAGGAGATGTTCTCGTACCCTGACGCCGACGACCGGGGCCGCCCCAAGGCGGAACCGGCCGACGACGCCGAGGAAGACGAGGACAGGCTCTTCATCGAGGACGGCTTGTTCGACCTCGAACCTGTGCTGCGTGACGCGGTGGTGCTTGCCCTGCCGATGCAGCCGGTGTGCCAGGACGACTGCCCCGGCCTGTGCTCCGAGTGCGGAGTGCGGCTGGCGGACGACCCGGACCACCACCATGACGCCGTCGACATCCGTTGGGCGGCACTGCAGGGACTCGCCGGTTCACTCGAAGATGGCGAGAAGGACGAGATCAGTGGCGAAGCGCCTCGACCGGCGCGCGCCAACGAGAAGCAGGAGAAGTAG
- the rpmF gene encoding 50S ribosomal protein L32 — translation MAVPKRKMSRSNTRHRRSQWKAAVPTLVACERCHEPKLQHIACPSCGTYNKRQVLEV, via the coding sequence GTGGCTGTTCCGAAGCGGAAGATGTCGCGCAGCAACACGCGCCACCGCCGGTCGCAGTGGAAGGCTGCGGTCCCCACCCTGGTTGCGTGCGAGCGCTGCCACGAGCCCAAGCTGCAGCACATCGCGTGCCCGTCTTGCGGCACGTACAACAAGCGCCAGGTCCTCGAGGTCTGA
- the rnc gene encoding ribonuclease III, with amino-acid sequence MRGTVSTPKKNSADNTASSHTLLEGRLGYKLESALLVRALTHRSYAYENGGLPTNERLEFLGDSVLGLVVTDTLYRTHPDLPEGQLAKLRAAVVNSRALAEVGRELDLGSFIRLGRGEEGTGGRDKASILADTLEAVIGAVYLDQGLDAAGELVHRLFDPLIEKSSNLGAGLDWKTSLQELTATEGLGVPEYLVTETGPDHEKTFTAAARVGGVSYGTGTGRSKKEAEQQAAESAWRSIRAAADERAKAAAKVVEADADAGADEAPASA; translated from the coding sequence GTGAGAGGCACTGTGTCCACTCCGAAGAAGAATTCTGCGGACAACACGGCCTCGTCCCACACGCTGTTGGAAGGGCGGCTCGGGTACAAACTCGAGTCCGCCCTTCTGGTGCGTGCGCTGACCCACCGGTCCTATGCGTACGAGAACGGCGGTCTGCCCACCAACGAGCGCCTGGAGTTCCTCGGGGACTCCGTGCTCGGCCTCGTGGTCACGGACACGCTGTACCGCACCCACCCCGACCTGCCCGAAGGCCAACTGGCCAAGTTGCGGGCCGCGGTGGTCAACTCTCGTGCGCTGGCGGAGGTGGGCCGTGAGCTCGACCTGGGCTCCTTCATCCGGCTCGGCCGTGGTGAAGAGGGTACGGGCGGCCGGGACAAGGCATCCATCCTTGCCGACACCCTTGAAGCGGTGATCGGCGCGGTCTATCTCGACCAGGGTCTGGACGCGGCGGGCGAACTCGTCCACCGGCTCTTCGACCCACTGATCGAGAAGTCCTCCAACCTCGGTGCCGGCCTGGACTGGAAGACCAGTCTCCAGGAGCTCACCGCGACCGAAGGGCTCGGCGTCCCCGAGTACCTGGTCACGGAGACCGGCCCCGACCACGAGAAGACCTTCACTGCTGCCGCCCGCGTCGGAGGCGTCTCGTACGGCACCGGCACCGGCCGCAGCAAGAAGGAGGCGGAGCAGCAGGCCGCCGAGTCCGCATGGCGGTCCATCCGGGCCGCGGCGGACGAGCGAGCCAAGGCTGCGGCGAAGGTCGTCGAAGCCGACGCCGACGCCGGCGCCGACGAGGCGCCCGCCTCCGCCTGA
- the mutM gene encoding bifunctional DNA-formamidopyrimidine glycosylase/DNA-(apurinic or apyrimidinic site) lyase: protein MPELPEVEVVRRGLERWVAHRAVAEAEVLHPRAVRRHIAGADDFTHRLKGHRIGVPSRRGKYLWLPLEDTNQSVLAHLGMSGQLLVQPHETPDEKHLRIRVRFADGLGTELRFVDQRTFGGLSLHDNTEDGLPDVIAHIARDPLDPLFDDEAFHQALRRKRSTIKRALLDQSLISGVGNIYADEALWRARVHYERPTAGFTRPRTAELLGHVRDVMNAALAVGGTSFDSLYVNVNGESGYFDRSLDAYGREGLPCKRCGTPMRRAAWMNRSSYFCPKCQRAPRVSS, encoded by the coding sequence ATGCCCGAGTTGCCCGAGGTCGAGGTCGTACGGCGAGGTCTGGAGCGGTGGGTCGCCCACCGTGCCGTCGCCGAGGCCGAGGTGCTGCACCCGCGTGCGGTACGCCGTCACATCGCCGGCGCCGACGACTTCACCCACCGCCTCAAAGGGCATCGCATCGGTGTGCCCAGCCGTCGCGGCAAGTATCTGTGGCTGCCGCTGGAGGACACCAACCAGTCGGTCCTGGCGCACCTCGGCATGAGCGGCCAGCTGCTGGTCCAGCCGCACGAGACCCCGGACGAGAAGCATCTGCGCATCCGCGTCCGTTTCGCCGACGGCCTCGGTACGGAACTCCGCTTCGTCGACCAACGCACCTTCGGCGGCCTGTCGTTGCACGACAACACCGAGGACGGTCTGCCCGACGTCATCGCGCACATCGCCCGCGATCCCCTGGACCCGCTCTTCGACGACGAGGCGTTCCACCAGGCGCTGCGCCGCAAGCGCAGCACCATCAAACGGGCCCTGCTCGACCAGTCGTTGATCAGCGGAGTGGGCAACATCTACGCGGACGAGGCACTTTGGCGTGCCCGCGTCCACTACGAGCGCCCGACCGCGGGATTCACACGCCCGCGCACGGCCGAACTCCTGGGTCACGTCAGGGATGTGATGAACGCGGCGCTCGCGGTGGGCGGCACGAGTTTCGACAGCCTGTACGTCAACGTCAACGGCGAGTCAGGCTACTTCGACCGCTCGCTCGACGCGTACGGCCGCGAGGGGCTGCCCTGCAAGCGGTGCGGTACGCCGATGCGGCGAGCGGCCTGGATGAACCGGTCCAGCTACTTCTGCCCGAAGTGTCAGCGGGCGCCGCGCGTCTCGTCGTAG
- a CDS encoding winged helix-turn-helix transcriptional regulator, with translation MDTTLDISYDVFAKACPSRNTLEHVTGRWGGLTLCALHEGSLRFNELRRRVDGVSEKMLSQTLQALERDGLVHREAQPTNPPRVDYELTPLGRGVAERLVGLIEFVEGRMDDVLAARQHYDETRGAR, from the coding sequence ATGGACACCACGCTCGACATCTCCTACGACGTGTTCGCCAAGGCCTGTCCCTCGCGCAACACGCTGGAGCATGTGACGGGACGCTGGGGCGGGCTGACGCTCTGCGCCCTCCACGAGGGCTCCCTGCGCTTCAACGAGCTGCGCCGTCGTGTGGACGGCGTGAGCGAGAAGATGCTCTCCCAGACCTTGCAGGCACTGGAGCGCGACGGCCTGGTGCACCGCGAGGCCCAGCCGACCAACCCGCCCCGCGTGGACTACGAACTGACCCCGCTCGGACGCGGCGTCGCCGAGCGACTGGTCGGCCTCATCGAGTTCGTGGAGGGCCGCATGGACGACGTGCTCGCGGCCCGTCAGCACTACGACGAGACGCGCGGCGCCCGCTGA
- a CDS encoding CAP domain-containing protein encodes MGRHRRSAAGRAATGRATGVTETDGSYTSGYDPQHSYDYDPQHSYGLDQQFSYDFDADARSHHTGEYPTVGIAPYLNPEAHARSTTYLYATDDEYAQSTGTTSTALFPSEGYSPGDGPRRDGGSRRRRKKRVVTPVRTGLLGVSAAVAIGTVAVATGVVPGLDNYKLGGGNADNVQAADTPTNSATEQGGTSGSADEGRDDEAASRAGERSASPTPSASPSTPTAAPTKTPSKKPTATPSEKKPETTPSRAATKAPANTKAPVTVSAEVQAEAEVLKLVNEERAKVGCSPVAANSALGKLAEDFSEAMAAEGFFDHTDPSGKTPWDRAEAAGITSLGGENIARGQTDAAAVMEAWMNSPGHKANILNCDFQTLGVGVHFGSGGPWWTQDFGY; translated from the coding sequence ATGGGACGCCACCGACGCTCCGCCGCCGGCCGCGCCGCCACGGGCCGCGCCACGGGGGTCACGGAAACAGACGGCTCGTACACGAGCGGCTACGACCCGCAGCACTCGTACGACTACGACCCGCAGCACTCTTACGGCTTGGACCAGCAGTTCTCGTACGACTTCGACGCCGACGCCCGGAGCCACCACACGGGCGAGTACCCCACGGTGGGCATCGCGCCCTATCTGAACCCCGAGGCACACGCCCGCAGCACCACCTACCTCTACGCGACGGACGACGAGTACGCGCAGTCCACGGGCACCACGAGCACCGCGCTGTTCCCCAGCGAGGGTTACTCGCCCGGTGACGGCCCGCGGCGCGACGGGGGTTCGCGCCGTCGCCGTAAGAAGAGGGTCGTGACGCCGGTCAGGACCGGGCTGCTCGGGGTCTCCGCGGCGGTCGCGATCGGTACGGTCGCGGTGGCCACGGGTGTGGTGCCCGGCCTCGACAACTACAAGCTCGGCGGCGGCAACGCCGACAACGTGCAGGCCGCGGACACCCCGACCAACTCCGCGACCGAGCAGGGCGGCACCTCCGGCAGCGCCGACGAGGGCCGGGACGACGAGGCGGCCAGCCGCGCCGGCGAGCGCTCGGCCTCTCCCACGCCGTCCGCCTCACCCTCCACCCCTACGGCCGCGCCGACCAAGACGCCGTCGAAGAAGCCGACGGCCACACCCAGCGAGAAGAAGCCGGAGACGACGCCCTCGCGCGCGGCCACGAAGGCACCGGCGAACACCAAGGCCCCGGTGACGGTCTCCGCGGAGGTACAGGCCGAGGCCGAGGTGCTGAAGCTCGTCAACGAGGAGCGGGCGAAGGTGGGCTGCAGCCCGGTGGCCGCGAACAGCGCGCTGGGCAAGCTCGCCGAGGACTTCAGCGAGGCGATGGCCGCCGAGGGCTTCTTCGACCACACCGACCCCAGTGGCAAGACTCCCTGGGACCGGGCCGAGGCAGCCGGCATCACCAGCCTCGGCGGCGAGAACATAGCCCGGGGCCAGACCGACGCGGCCGCGGTGATGGAGGCCTGGATGAACAGCCCGGGCCACAAGGCGAACATCCTGAACTGCGACTTCCAGACGCTGGGGGTCGGTGTGCACTTCGGGTCGGGTGGCCCGTGGTGGACGCAGGACTTCGGCTACTGA
- a CDS encoding acylphosphatase — protein MSEDVRLVAWVRGRVQGVGFRWFTRAKALELGGLSGFALNLGDGRVQVVAEGPRKHCEGLLDWLQGEDTPGRVDGVTEIWDTPRGGYDGFAIR, from the coding sequence ATGAGCGAGGATGTGCGACTGGTCGCCTGGGTGCGAGGACGTGTCCAAGGTGTGGGTTTCCGCTGGTTCACGCGGGCCAAGGCCCTCGAACTCGGTGGGTTGAGTGGTTTTGCTCTCAATTTGGGGGACGGACGGGTCCAGGTGGTCGCGGAGGGCCCGAGGAAGCACTGCGAAGGACTCCTCGACTGGCTCCAGGGCGAGGACACGCCCGGGCGCGTGGACGGTGTCACCGAGATCTGGGACACACCCCGCGGGGGTTACGACGGGTTCGCCATCCGCTGA